A portion of the Pedobacter cryoconitis genome contains these proteins:
- a CDS encoding Crp/Fnr family transcriptional regulator: protein MTLNEYIAEMLCTAGTLPFPTVTAAYSRKSVMTSIGQVERNIYFLKEGIIEIGMETEIGNKIIDFCFSNDLVSSYTSFLAQETSDVYLYCLTDCIVEIVPYAQLNEAYKTSLLANQFGRLATEGLYMKRVRKEKDALTKNAEQRYLELIKYRPEMIKEIPVHRIARYLGIHPESLSRLRKTIS from the coding sequence ATGACATTGAATGAATACATTGCTGAAATGCTGTGTACAGCTGGAACTTTGCCATTTCCTACCGTTACTGCAGCGTATTCCAGAAAATCTGTCATGACCAGTATAGGGCAGGTAGAAAGAAATATCTATTTCCTGAAAGAAGGAATTATAGAAATAGGTATGGAAACCGAAATCGGAAATAAAATCATAGACTTCTGTTTTTCTAACGATCTGGTTTCTTCTTATACCTCCTTTTTAGCGCAAGAGACATCAGACGTATATCTCTACTGTTTAACAGATTGTATCGTGGAAATTGTGCCCTATGCACAGTTAAATGAGGCCTATAAAACCTCATTGCTGGCTAATCAATTTGGCAGGCTGGCAACCGAAGGACTTTACATGAAAAGAGTACGGAAAGAAAAAGATGCACTTACTAAAAATGCGGAACAAAGATATCTGGAGCTGATTAAATACAGGCCCGAAATGATCAAAGAAATACCTGTTCACCGTATTGCCAGGTACCTGGGAATCCATCCCGAAAGCCTGAGCAGACTCCGTAAAACAATTTCCTAA
- the katE gene encoding catalase HPII has protein sequence MKKPAVSPSKVISKNEDLQTNREDGSGQLLTTNQGLKVNDDQNSLKAGERGATLLEDFILREKITHFDHERIPERIVHARGSGAHGVFELYKSQAEYTKAGFLNDTTIQTPVFVRFSTVAGSRGSTDLARDVRGFSVKFYTQEGIYDFVGNNMPVFFIQDAIKFPDLIHAVKPEPHHEMPQAASAHDTFWDFISLMPESSHMIMWLMSDRAIPRSYRMMEGFGVHTFRLINEEGKSHFVKFHWKPLLGVHSVVWNEALKISGNDPDFHRRDLWEAIEAGAFPEWELGIQVIPEEDEHKFEFDLLDPTKLVPEELVPVQRIGKMTLNRNPDNFFAETEQVAFHPGHLVPGIDFTNDPLLQGRLFSYTDTQLSRLGGPNFHEIPINRPVSPVHNNQRDGHMRQTINTGRTSYQPNSINDNSPLQAKVSEGGFSSYQERIDAKKIRARSDSFFDHFSQATLFYNSQSETEKNHLVDALKFELGKVEIEDIRKRMVGILTQVDLTLAKRVADGLGLEVPSGPEKPVNHGVPADADQQSYEPKIVKSTLKSSAALSMKDTPKDTIKTRKIAILATDGVNGNQLDAYKKVLEAAGAVTKIVATHDGHIKDDSGKLVKVDFTFLTTASVLFDAVYVPGGEKSIEALTAEADAVHFVEEAFRHCKAIAANEEGVDFILLSNIPVKDEKESVEGLLLNQTAKEFEKAIQQHRFWEREKKGKIPA, from the coding sequence ATGAAAAAACCAGCAGTATCTCCATCGAAAGTAATTTCAAAGAATGAAGACCTTCAAACCAATAGGGAAGACGGGTCAGGTCAATTGCTGACCACTAATCAGGGATTAAAAGTCAACGATGATCAAAATTCATTGAAAGCAGGTGAGCGTGGGGCTACACTGCTGGAAGACTTTATTCTCAGAGAAAAGATCACTCATTTTGACCATGAAAGAATTCCTGAGCGTATTGTACATGCCAGAGGATCGGGCGCACATGGTGTATTTGAATTGTATAAATCTCAGGCAGAATATACAAAGGCCGGATTTTTAAATGATACGACCATACAAACTCCTGTTTTCGTCAGATTTTCGACTGTTGCTGGTTCCAGAGGTTCTACAGACCTGGCCAGAGATGTAAGGGGTTTTTCTGTTAAATTTTATACGCAGGAAGGTATTTATGATTTCGTTGGTAACAACATGCCTGTTTTCTTTATTCAGGATGCGATTAAATTTCCAGACCTTATCCATGCTGTAAAACCTGAGCCGCACCATGAAATGCCACAGGCAGCATCTGCGCATGATACTTTTTGGGATTTCATTTCACTGATGCCAGAATCGTCCCATATGATTATGTGGCTCATGTCAGACCGTGCAATTCCACGCAGTTACAGAATGATGGAGGGATTTGGTGTACATACTTTCCGCCTGATTAATGAAGAAGGAAAATCGCACTTTGTTAAATTCCACTGGAAACCACTGCTTGGCGTACATTCAGTAGTCTGGAATGAAGCTTTGAAGATCTCAGGAAATGATCCGGATTTTCACAGACGTGACCTTTGGGAAGCCATTGAAGCAGGCGCATTTCCTGAATGGGAATTAGGGATTCAGGTAATCCCGGAAGAAGATGAACATAAATTCGAATTTGACTTGCTTGATCCAACTAAATTAGTTCCAGAAGAGTTGGTACCTGTACAAAGAATTGGAAAGATGACGCTGAACAGGAATCCTGATAACTTTTTTGCAGAAACAGAGCAAGTTGCTTTTCACCCTGGTCATTTGGTCCCGGGTATTGATTTTACCAATGACCCGCTTTTACAAGGGCGTCTGTTTTCTTATACCGATACGCAGCTTTCAAGGTTAGGAGGCCCGAATTTTCATGAGATTCCAATTAACAGGCCAGTCTCACCAGTACACAACAATCAAAGAGACGGGCACATGCGTCAAACGATCAATACCGGACGTACCAGTTATCAGCCTAATAGTATCAATGATAATTCACCATTGCAGGCTAAGGTTTCAGAAGGTGGTTTCAGCTCTTATCAGGAAAGAATTGATGCCAAAAAAATCAGGGCACGCAGTGATAGTTTCTTTGATCATTTTTCTCAGGCTACACTTTTCTATAACAGTCAGTCTGAAACAGAAAAGAATCACCTCGTTGATGCATTAAAATTTGAACTTGGGAAAGTGGAAATTGAGGATATTAGAAAACGTATGGTGGGTATTTTAACACAAGTAGACCTTACACTTGCCAAACGCGTAGCCGATGGTTTAGGTTTGGAAGTACCTTCAGGCCCTGAAAAGCCAGTTAACCATGGTGTTCCTGCAGATGCCGATCAACAAAGTTACGAACCCAAAATTGTGAAAAGTACGTTGAAATCGAGTGCAGCACTGAGCATGAAAGATACGCCGAAAGACACTATTAAAACCAGGAAAATAGCTATTCTCGCTACTGACGGTGTAAATGGGAACCAGCTTGATGCGTATAAAAAAGTACTGGAAGCCGCTGGAGCAGTAACAAAAATCGTGGCTACTCACGACGGACATATTAAAGATGATTCCGGGAAATTAGTTAAAGTAGATTTTACTTTCCTGACCACTGCATCTGTTTTATTTGATGCGGTATATGTACCGGGCGGTGAAAAATCAATTGAAGCCTTAACGGCAGAAGCTGATGCAGTTCATTTTGTGGAAGAAGCTTTCAGACACTGCAAAGCTATCGCTGCTAATGAAGAAGGTGTGGATTTCATTCTGCTTTCTAACATCCCTGTTAAAGATGAAAAAGAATCGGTTGAAGGATTATTGCTCAACCAAACAGCTAAAGAGTTTGAAAAAGCAATACAACAACACCGTTTCTGGGAACGGGAGAAAAAAGGGAAGATACCAGCTTAA
- a CDS encoding LacI family DNA-binding transcriptional regulator: MKKNVSMKDIAQRLGVSTALVSYVLNGQLEDRINKDTAQKIKSLAEELGYRPNHVAKSLKINKTLTIGLILADISNPFAASLARIIEDEAKKHKYTVIFGSADESAHKSEDLIRTLMSRRVDGFIIAAPEGSEELLSSLKKQDIPFVLIDRYFPELHVNTVTINNFQASAEATNHLLEQGFSEIGMINLKADLFHLTERSRGYKAALTQAGQKKEGKNLKEVEEKNMIAEVHQAINELLNQPEPIQAIFFGNNNLAIEGLIHIRSLNIRIPEDLAIVCFDESNAYNLFYCPITYIRQPLAKLGQAAVKLLIESIGNQERSTNNITLEAELIIQKSSQKYI, from the coding sequence ATGAAAAAGAACGTTTCAATGAAAGATATTGCCCAGCGATTGGGAGTTTCAACAGCATTGGTATCCTATGTTCTTAATGGCCAGTTAGAAGACAGAATCAATAAAGACACTGCGCAAAAGATTAAAAGCTTAGCTGAAGAATTGGGTTACCGGCCTAACCACGTAGCTAAAAGTCTAAAGATCAATAAAACGCTGACTATCGGTTTAATTCTTGCTGATATTTCAAATCCTTTCGCTGCGAGCCTGGCCAGGATTATTGAAGATGAAGCAAAGAAACATAAATATACAGTGATTTTTGGCAGTGCCGATGAAAGTGCTCACAAGTCAGAAGACCTGATCCGTACTTTGATGAGCAGACGTGTGGATGGTTTTATTATTGCTGCCCCCGAGGGCTCAGAAGAGCTTTTAAGTTCGCTTAAAAAACAGGATATTCCATTTGTTCTGATTGATCGCTATTTTCCGGAGCTGCACGTGAATACCGTAACTATCAATAATTTTCAAGCCTCCGCTGAGGCTACCAATCATTTGTTGGAACAAGGGTTTAGTGAAATCGGAATGATTAATTTAAAAGCAGATCTTTTCCACTTGACAGAGCGTTCCAGAGGATATAAGGCGGCACTTACTCAGGCTGGCCAGAAAAAAGAAGGAAAAAATCTTAAAGAAGTAGAGGAAAAAAATATGATTGCAGAAGTTCATCAGGCTATCAATGAACTTTTAAACCAGCCGGAACCAATCCAGGCAATCTTTTTTGGCAACAATAACTTAGCGATTGAAGGATTGATTCATATCCGGAGTTTGAATATCCGTATTCCTGAAGATTTAGCTATTGTATGCTTTGATGAGTCGAATGCCTACAATCTATTTTATTGCCCGATCACTTATATCCGGCAGCCACTTGCCAAATTGGGGCAGGCAGCAGTTAAATTATTAATTGAAAGCATCGGAAATCAGGAGCGGAGTACAAATAACATTACACTCGAAGCAGAACTGATCATTCAAAAATCATCTCAAAAATATATTTAA
- a CDS encoding ankyrin repeat domain-containing protein has protein sequence MDNQTNTLINAARTGDLEQLKTLLQDNPDLNGQDEKGYSPLIIAAYNNKYEAVKLLVDAGADVNAQDFGGNTALMGVSFKGYPDIAELLINNGADLNLQHGNGGTALMFAAMFGRNELVRLLLSYGADKTILDSRGLSVFDLAAQQGNEAGIALLEQEDLSGQTN, from the coding sequence ATGGATAATCAAACTAATACGCTTATCAATGCTGCAAGAACAGGTGACCTTGAGCAATTAAAAACATTGCTGCAAGACAATCCCGATTTAAATGGTCAGGATGAAAAGGGTTATTCCCCGCTTATTATCGCAGCTTATAATAACAAGTATGAGGCTGTAAAATTATTAGTGGATGCGGGTGCTGACGTGAATGCCCAGGATTTTGGTGGAAATACGGCGTTAATGGGCGTATCATTTAAGGGTTATCCTGATATTGCTGAGCTGTTGATTAACAATGGGGCCGATCTGAATCTTCAGCATGGAAATGGTGGAACTGCTTTGATGTTTGCAGCCATGTTCGGAAGGAATGAACTGGTCAGATTGCTGTTAAGTTATGGGGCGGATAAGACGATATTGGATTCCAGAGGTTTATCTGTTTTTGATCTGGCAGCGCAGCAGGGAAATGAGGCTGGGATTGCATTGCTGGAACAAGAAGACCTAAGTGGTCAAACAAATTGA
- a CDS encoding DUF4932 domain-containing protein: MKLTITFLLLLTFSFTNTKAFPKQHTILNSNKIVESTVDRRVELLSIVFRLAGNPEYNMNFARQYVKDINAYFGKYKEQPVVSFAKKLSAEKGMGFSRVMFLAANLEFKNNQFSLIKVSKSSIAGKWEMEDALKFIELLNKFHKISAFEVFFKNHQEVYKVATSRFNQAAATFDSDWYLAYYGDHSVVYKTVVGLANGGANYGPSAFPAGQKKIVYAIMGSWTYDGAGQPLFSTADYLPTLIHEFNHSFVNHILEEDGNEKLLETSGEILLDSQRIEMEREAYEDWQTVINESLVRACVVRYLIDHQSDDQVVKAEIQEQINKGFLWTNELVSLLGEYESSRAQYPAFKSFYPKIITFFNQTAENIKEIKASHTTKKLHKN; encoded by the coding sequence ATGAAATTAACTATTACTTTTCTGCTGCTATTGACTTTTTCTTTTACAAATACAAAAGCTTTTCCAAAACAACACACTATTCTTAACTCAAATAAGATTGTTGAATCAACAGTAGATAGAAGAGTAGAGTTACTAAGTATTGTCTTCAGGCTTGCGGGCAATCCTGAATATAATATGAATTTTGCCAGGCAATATGTGAAAGATATTAATGCCTATTTTGGAAAATATAAGGAGCAGCCGGTGGTTAGTTTTGCAAAGAAGCTCAGCGCAGAAAAAGGAATGGGTTTTTCAAGAGTTATGTTCCTTGCTGCAAATCTTGAATTCAAAAATAATCAATTCTCTTTGATTAAGGTTTCAAAAAGCAGTATAGCTGGCAAGTGGGAAATGGAAGATGCGCTAAAATTTATTGAGCTGCTGAATAAATTTCATAAAATTTCTGCATTTGAAGTATTCTTTAAAAATCATCAGGAGGTTTATAAGGTAGCCACATCCCGGTTTAATCAAGCGGCGGCAACCTTCGATTCTGACTGGTATTTAGCTTATTATGGTGATCATAGTGTAGTTTACAAAACTGTTGTAGGGCTTGCAAATGGCGGTGCTAATTATGGTCCAAGTGCATTTCCTGCCGGGCAGAAAAAAATTGTTTATGCAATTATGGGTTCCTGGACTTATGACGGGGCTGGTCAACCGCTATTCTCCACTGCAGATTATTTGCCGACCTTAATTCACGAGTTTAACCATTCATTTGTGAATCATATTCTGGAAGAGGATGGCAATGAAAAATTACTCGAAACCAGTGGTGAAATCTTGCTGGATTCACAGCGGATTGAGATGGAGCGCGAAGCTTATGAGGATTGGCAAACTGTAATTAACGAATCTTTGGTAAGAGCCTGTGTAGTAAGATATTTAATTGACCATCAAAGTGATGATCAGGTTGTAAAAGCTGAAATTCAGGAACAGATAAATAAGGGTTTCCTCTGGACTAATGAATTAGTTTCACTGTTAGGGGAATACGAATCTTCAAGGGCTCAGTATCCTGCATTCAAAAGTTTTTACCCAAAAATTATTACTTTTTTCAATCAAACGGCAGAAAATATCAAAGAAATCAAGGCCTCTCATACTACTAAAAAATTGCATAAAAATTGA
- a CDS encoding SRPBCC family protein has translation MTKREAVFSKDMENKKVSVVRLFDAPLAQVWKAWTTAEILDQWWAPKPYKAETGHMDFREGGQWLYCMVGPEGDKTWCRVDYHTIDPQKSITSMVVFCDAQGNENPDFPKVNWKKEFSQQDSKLTQVDVEITFEQTTNMELLLKMGFEGGFTAGLNNLDEYLENL, from the coding sequence ATGACAAAAAGAGAAGCGGTCTTTTCAAAGGACATGGAAAACAAAAAAGTTAGCGTAGTCAGGTTATTTGATGCTCCGCTGGCGCAAGTATGGAAAGCCTGGACAACAGCAGAAATCCTTGATCAGTGGTGGGCTCCCAAACCTTACAAAGCGGAAACCGGGCATATGGATTTTCGCGAAGGCGGACAATGGCTTTATTGTATGGTGGGGCCAGAAGGTGATAAAACCTGGTGCAGGGTTGATTATCATACTATTGATCCACAAAAGAGTATCACCAGTATGGTGGTGTTTTGTGATGCACAGGGCAATGAAAATCCGGACTTTCCCAAAGTAAACTGGAAAAAGGAATTCAGCCAGCAGGATAGTAAGCTTACCCAAGTAGATGTTGAAATCACTTTTGAGCAAACAACTAATATGGAGTTGCTTCTGAAAATGGGCTTTGAAGGCGGCTTTACTGCAGGATTGAATAACCTTGATGAATATCTGGAAAATTTATAA
- a CDS encoding carbohydrate kinase family protein, which yields MNRKNSLQVVCFGEVLWDNFPSGKKPGGAVMNVAYHLKTLGVNSHLISSVGADQNGTELLAVMKDSGVDTTFVQLDQEHKTSTVEVTTDQDNEVRYEIVKPVAWDYIAFENPHIRLVAQADALVYGSLSGRCETSRATLAQLLALASYKVMDVNLRAPDYDPDYISTLLYQTDLLKLNLEELTIISDWFSQDCQTETARIELLRNKFSIPEIVVTKGSKGASYYGDQTEHHWSAYAIEVADTVGSGDSFLAGLLAMKLSNEYINDTLDFAVGLSAFITTKEGACPPYKIADVNKFIRTYKKEWSVARWANPV from the coding sequence ATGAATAGGAAAAATAGTCTTCAGGTAGTATGTTTTGGGGAAGTATTGTGGGACAACTTTCCCTCTGGTAAAAAGCCCGGTGGTGCAGTCATGAATGTAGCCTATCATTTAAAGACTCTGGGTGTGAACAGTCATTTAATCAGTAGCGTTGGTGCTGATCAGAATGGGACAGAACTCCTGGCGGTGATGAAAGATTCAGGTGTAGACACTACATTTGTTCAGTTGGATCAGGAACATAAAACTTCCACTGTGGAAGTCACTACCGATCAGGATAATGAAGTCCGTTATGAGATTGTGAAGCCAGTTGCCTGGGATTATATCGCATTTGAAAACCCGCATATCCGTTTGGTAGCACAGGCCGATGCGTTGGTTTATGGAAGTCTGTCTGGTCGCTGTGAAACCAGCAGAGCGACGCTGGCACAATTGTTAGCACTGGCTTCTTATAAAGTGATGGATGTTAACCTGCGTGCACCCGATTATGATCCGGATTATATTTCGACGCTGCTGTATCAAACGGATTTGCTTAAATTAAATCTGGAAGAATTAACGATTATCAGTGATTGGTTCAGCCAGGATTGTCAAACAGAAACGGCGCGTATAGAACTCCTTAGAAACAAATTTAGTATTCCGGAGATTGTGGTCACAAAAGGTAGTAAAGGAGCTTCTTACTATGGAGATCAAACCGAACATCACTGGTCGGCTTATGCAATTGAGGTTGCAGATACTGTAGGTAGCGGAGATTCTTTCTTAGCGGGCTTACTGGCTATGAAATTATCAAACGAATACATTAATGATACTTTAGATTTTGCAGTAGGGTTAAGCGCTTTCATCACTACAAAAGAGGGGGCTTGCCCTCCTTACAAAATAGCAGATGTGAATAAATTTATCAGAACTTATAAAAAGGAGTGGAGTGTTGCCCGTTGGGCAAATCCTGTATAA
- a CDS encoding acyl-CoA thioesterase → MVHFQKRLALRWADLDPNFHLRHSSYYDLAAQSRLEILGELGLTMIVMQEQHFGPVIFKESCTFIREIKSEDQININIKVEKMSADGSKWSILQEFTDEQNKVRAILTVEGSWIDTKLRKLARPVPQVAQDAFNLLPKIEKTLNDSF, encoded by the coding sequence ATGGTACATTTTCAAAAAAGATTAGCATTACGCTGGGCCGATTTAGATCCCAACTTTCACCTCAGACATAGTAGTTATTACGACCTTGCCGCTCAGTCCCGGTTAGAAATTCTGGGCGAACTTGGCCTGACAATGATCGTGATGCAAGAACAGCATTTTGGTCCCGTAATCTTCAAAGAATCCTGCACATTTATCAGAGAAATCAAATCGGAAGACCAGATCAACATCAATATTAAAGTCGAGAAGATGAGTGCTGATGGCTCAAAATGGTCCATCTTACAAGAATTTACTGACGAGCAAAATAAGGTGAGAGCTATTCTTACCGTCGAAGGTTCCTGGATAGATACCAAATTACGAAAATTGGCCAGACCTGTACCTCAGGTTGCTCAGGATGCTTTTAACCTGTTGCCGAAAATAGAAAAGACATTAAACGATAGTTTTTAG
- the efp gene encoding elongation factor P produces MAKASEIKVGNILRFNGELVTVTEILHRTPGKGGAFYLGKFRNIKTGKIVEARLATDEQVEICRVETSDFQYLYEEGDYFVVMDNVTFEQFSVAKALFGPAAKFIKEGMDVIVSFESEEPIMAQAPNFVELAITYAEPAVKGDTSSGALKYATTEIGFEIKVPLFVNEGDKVKIDTRTGEYVERVK; encoded by the coding sequence ATGGCAAAGGCATCCGAAATCAAAGTAGGAAATATTTTACGTTTCAACGGCGAATTGGTAACAGTTACAGAAATCCTGCATCGTACACCAGGTAAAGGTGGAGCTTTCTACTTAGGAAAGTTTCGTAATATTAAAACCGGGAAAATTGTAGAGGCCCGTTTAGCAACTGACGAGCAGGTTGAAATTTGCCGCGTAGAAACTAGTGATTTCCAATATTTATATGAAGAAGGTGACTACTTTGTAGTGATGGATAATGTTACTTTTGAGCAATTCAGTGTGGCTAAAGCATTGTTCGGCCCAGCGGCTAAGTTTATCAAAGAAGGAATGGATGTTATCGTTTCTTTTGAAAGTGAAGAACCGATTATGGCTCAGGCACCAAACTTTGTTGAATTAGCAATTACTTATGCTGAACCAGCTGTTAAAGGAGATACTTCTTCTGGTGCATTAAAATATGCAACTACAGAAATTGGCTTTGAAATCAAAGTCCCTTTATTTGTAAATGAAGGTGATAAAGTAAAAATCGACACACGTACAGGTGAATACGTTGAACGTGTAAAATAA
- a CDS encoding aspartate kinase has product MLTVEKIGGTSMSALQDVIKNIVLFERTGDQLYNRIFVVSAFSGVTDLLLENKKTGAPGVYHRIAKHQNFHRPLKDLIVKLKAINKKYVDLGLDLAIADQFIENHVNQAQKYLENLANILASGYVSKEGILQAAREILASIGESHSAFNFTNILQNMNINTALVDLSGFNDHRAFTIDQRIKHAFKDIELKKTLCIVTGYAKGTEGIMREFDRGYSEVTFSKIAEFLKPAEAIIHKEYHLSTADPALVGLENCTPVGYTNYDIADQLADVGMEAIHPKASKPLEVSGINLRIKNTFEPSHPGTLITREFVCEHKRVEVITGTDKLLMIDVYDPSMVGNVGSDLQIMQAFYDHKVSYTFKATSANSISIVIWARDFNKKLISKLEDDFEKVTIEKVAMVCLLGTNMDQPGLLAKSANALTENNINIKSAGFALRKVNIQFLIAPEQFKLAIIALNKAMK; this is encoded by the coding sequence ATGTTAACAGTAGAAAAAATTGGCGGCACTTCTATGAGTGCCTTGCAGGATGTCATTAAAAATATAGTTCTATTTGAACGTACAGGTGATCAGTTATATAACAGGATATTTGTAGTATCAGCTTTCTCGGGTGTTACAGACTTGTTGCTTGAAAACAAGAAAACAGGAGCTCCGGGTGTCTATCACCGCATTGCTAAACACCAGAATTTCCATCGCCCGCTCAAAGATTTAATTGTCAAATTAAAAGCTATTAATAAAAAATACGTTGATCTGGGGTTAGATCTTGCTATTGCAGATCAGTTCATTGAAAATCATGTCAATCAGGCTCAGAAATATCTCGAGAATTTAGCGAATATCCTGGCTTCTGGTTATGTCAGTAAAGAAGGGATATTGCAAGCGGCACGTGAAATACTAGCTTCTATTGGGGAGAGCCATTCAGCATTTAACTTTACCAATATCCTGCAGAACATGAATATCAATACTGCACTGGTTGACCTGAGTGGTTTTAATGATCACCGCGCTTTTACGATTGATCAGCGGATCAAACATGCTTTTAAAGATATAGAACTCAAAAAGACACTCTGCATTGTGACCGGTTATGCGAAGGGTACTGAGGGGATTATGCGTGAGTTTGACAGAGGTTATTCTGAGGTTACTTTTAGTAAAATTGCCGAGTTTTTAAAACCTGCAGAAGCTATTATTCACAAGGAGTATCATTTGTCTACTGCCGATCCTGCGCTAGTAGGACTGGAAAACTGTACACCAGTTGGGTATACGAATTATGATATTGCTGATCAGCTGGCAGATGTAGGTATGGAAGCGATCCATCCAAAGGCTTCAAAACCACTGGAGGTTAGCGGTATCAATCTGCGGATTAAAAACACATTTGAACCATCCCATCCGGGTACATTAATTACCCGCGAGTTTGTTTGTGAACATAAACGCGTAGAGGTCATTACCGGAACGGATAAGTTATTAATGATTGATGTTTATGATCCTTCTATGGTTGGCAATGTTGGGAGTGATTTACAGATCATGCAGGCATTTTATGATCATAAGGTAAGTTATACTTTTAAAGCAACCAGCGCAAACAGTATTTCTATTGTAATATGGGCGCGCGACTTTAATAAAAAACTGATCAGTAAACTCGAAGATGATTTTGAGAAGGTTACGATAGAGAAAGTAGCTATGGTTTGCTTGCTGGGCACAAATATGGATCAGCCTGGCTTATTGGCTAAAAGCGCTAATGCATTAACCGAAAACAATATAAATATCAAAAGTGCAGGCTTTGCATTAAGAAAAGTAAATATTCAGTTTCTGATTGCACCAGAACAATTTAAACTAGCTATCATCGCCTTGAATAAAGCGATGAAGTAA
- a CDS encoding toxin-antitoxin system YwqK family antitoxin — translation MKKNTILLALLFAFTTTFAQVKTQYFDENWIPVAKEDMVYYRPEPKAVNGKYLFKDYYKSGKPQFTGYSLSKTEEKFEGEVKYYGENGKISGTSVFKNGVLNGSVKTFFEDGRLRQDALYKNGEEQTATLYTYKGTEIEGVPSVYDLITIFEKEERVKQIIYDGNPKGMRQESFLNEGTAKYYGADGKLLGELVFDLYGNPNNGTMIEFEFNPMRVSATRFFIDGQEQENKQL, via the coding sequence ATGAAAAAGAATACCATTTTGCTCGCTTTGCTATTCGCGTTCACTACTACCTTTGCACAGGTAAAAACACAATACTTTGATGAAAACTGGATTCCAGTTGCTAAAGAAGATATGGTCTATTACAGGCCCGAGCCTAAAGCTGTAAATGGAAAATATCTTTTCAAGGATTATTACAAATCAGGTAAGCCTCAATTTACAGGCTACTCCTTATCTAAAACCGAAGAGAAATTTGAAGGAGAAGTTAAATATTACGGAGAAAACGGTAAAATCAGCGGAACATCTGTGTTTAAAAATGGAGTTTTAAATGGCTCGGTGAAAACATTCTTTGAAGACGGAAGACTGCGGCAAGATGCGCTATACAAAAACGGAGAAGAGCAAACGGCTACACTTTACACCTATAAAGGGACTGAAATAGAAGGTGTTCCTTCCGTATATGATCTGATTACCATTTTTGAAAAAGAGGAACGCGTTAAACAGATTATCTATGATGGTAATCCAAAAGGGATGCGGCAGGAGTCCTTTTTAAACGAAGGTACTGCTAAGTATTATGGTGCTGATGGGAAACTTTTGGGAGAATTGGTCTTTGATTTATATGGCAATCCCAACAACGGGACCATGATCGAATTTGAATTTAATCCAATGAGAGTTTCTGCTACGCGTTTTTTCATAGATGGTCAGGAACAGGAGAATAAACAGCTCTGA